From the Anopheles coustani chromosome X, idAnoCousDA_361_x.2, whole genome shotgun sequence genome, one window contains:
- the LOC131269532 gene encoding uncharacterized protein LOC131269532, with protein sequence MGTLLSSSSSRKPAPAVVSLKIPKIRHPPSGTVSRPPQPSLGMSCHPAPYTRSLVGLGEVGSGSTRLGGPGLPNEPPSRRQQRLTGSLINQGALQKMLAMCGVLLDSGRDVAESPTVSQ encoded by the coding sequence ATGGGAACATTATTATCATCGTCCTCATCACGAAAACCCGCACCCGCGgtggtttcattgaaaattcCGAAAATTCGACACCCTCCCTCTGGGACGGTCTCTCGCCCACCGCAGCCCTCGCTTGGAATGTCATGCCATCCAGCCCCCTACACCCGTTCCCTTGTCGGATTGGGTGAAGTCGGTTCGGGTTCGACACGGCTTGGAGGACCCGGACTCCCTAACGAGCCGCCGTCGAGACGACAACAGCGGCTGACCGGGTCATTAATCAATCAGGGGGCGCTTCAGAAGATGCTAGCGATGTGCGGAGTTCTGCTCGATTCTGGACGAG
- the LOC131269519 gene encoding transcription factor Sp8 encodes MLTDMSPSAGAQFYGAQIPAMGMNITNITTHMQKPSEHPGLRGTPLAMLAAQCNKLSSKSPPPLADAAVGKGFHPWKKSPISSGPHSPSSGQSVGLGGGNGGGGGGGGGGLGLGGANSVVQSSLGRLSSSGSSSTISPMANLTSSDLYFSGATGSPGGCGMDSPHALQHGGGGGGGGGGGGGGGGPGNASSSAAAAAAAAAQLGSVYGHRHPYDWHPFQAVGKPDANGLGGNGGHGAPTGWWDMHGAAGSWLDIGTSAAAGMHAATMANYAASAAAASVSVGGSEHYASTLTHASLTNTAHLLGSGQHLLQDSCYKSMLQPGGVGVGQSAAGVGVGGFGLGPHGGGSPAPPPSAPQAPSPRSQRRYSGRATCDCPNCQEAERLGPAGVHLRKKNIHSCHIPGCGKVYGKTSHLKAHLRWHTGERPFVCNWLFCGKRFTRSDELQRHLRTHTAKHVKTHNGGGGGGASGGGGSGGGVSGGGSGGAGGGGGGSGSASVGGGGNSSSGGGGGGGGGSGSGAGSGSGSGGGGGERGGSGERSGTSNAGSNNASSSGGGSSDRGGSSAASNSSASGGGGAGSGGGGSAGSTKKGGSSSQQPMDTQHCSDSEDAHPGATLGALAGLGGGMGMLGAACHSMGSPGPHSHPHSQHPHQQQGSAGSHHLQPHPHSHHPHHSHHHHHQQQQQQQQQHHHHSQHQQHHSHTPSPGLEHVGQAQQQLDVKPGIV; translated from the exons ATGTTGACCGACATGAGCCCATCGGCCGGTGCGCAGTTCTACGGTGCCCAGATACCGGCCATGGGCATGAACATCACCAACATCACGACCCACATGCAGAAACCATCG GAACACCCGGGATTGCGCGGCACACCGCTGGCAATGCTGGCCGCGCAGTGCAACAAACTGTCCAGCAAGTCGCCCCCACCGCTGGCGGACGCCGCCGTCGGCAAGGGCTTCCATCCGTGGAAGAAGAGCCCGATCTCGTCCGGGCCACACTCGCCCTCGAGCGGACAGTCGGTCGGGCTCGGCGGCGGTAACGGTGGAGGCGGGggaggcggcggtggcgggCTGGGGCTTGGAGGGGCCAACTCGGTCGTGCAGTCCTCCCTCGGGCGGCTCTCGTCGTCCGGCAGCTCGTCCACCATCAGCCCGATGGCGAACCTCACGTCCAG TGATCTGTATTTCTCCGGCGCAACCGGATCGCCCGGTGGCTGTGGAATGGACAGCCCGCACGCACTGCAGCACG gcggtggaggaggaggcgggggtggtggtggtggcggtggcggcgggcCGGGCAACGCGAGCTCGAGTGCGGCCGcggccgccgcagccgccgccCAGCTGGGCTCGGTGTACGGCCACCGCCACCCGTACGACTGGCACCCGTTCCAGGCGGTCGGCAAGCCGGACGCGAACGGGCTGGGTGGGAACGGGGGCCACGGGGCGCCGACCGGCTGGTGGGACATGCACGGGGCGGCGGGCAGCTGGCTCGACATCGGCACGAGCGCGGCGGCCGGCATGCACGCGGCCACGATGGCCAACTACGCGGCGTCGGCCGCGGCCGCCTCGGTCTCGGTCGGCGGCTCCGAGCACTACGCCTCCACGCTGACGCACGCGTCGCTCACCAACACCGCGCACCTGCTCGGCTCCGGCCAGCACCTGCTGCAGGACAGCTGCTACAAGAGCATGCTGCAGCCGGGCGGCGTCGGCGTCGGCCAGTCGGCGGCCGGCGTCGGCGTCGGTGGGTTCGGGCTGGGGCCGCACGGCGGCGGCTCGCCCGCGCCACCCCCGAGCGCCCCGCAGGCGCCGTCGCCGCGCAGCCAGAGGCGCTACTCCGGGCGGGCGACCTGCGACTGCCCGAACTGCCAGGAGGCCGAGCGGCTCGGGCCGGCCGGCGTGCACCTGCGCAAGAAGAACATCCACAGCTGCCACATCCCCGGGTGCGGCAAGGTGTACGGCAAGACGAGCCACCTGAAGGCGCACCTCCGGTGGCACACCGGCGAGCGGCCGTTCGTCTGCAACTGGCTGTTCTGCGGCAAGCGGTTCACGCGCTCCGACGAGCTGCAGCGGCATCTGCGCACGCACACAG CCAAACACGTCAAAACCCacaacggcggcggcggcggcggtgctagcggcggcggtggcagcGGCGGGGGCGTCAGTGGTGGCGGCAGCGGTGGAGCCGGAGGAGGCGGAGGCGGCAGCGGCAGTGctagtgttggtggtggtggtaatagtagtagtggtggtggtggtggtggtgggggtggtaGTGGTTCTGGTGCTggcagcggtagtggaagcggaggtggtggtggtgaaaggGGTGGCAGCGGTGAGAGGAGTGGTACTAGCAATGCTGGCAGCAACAACGCGTCCAGCTCCGGCGGCGGAAGCTCCGACAGAGGCGGCTCCTCGGCCGCCAGCAACTCATCAGCAAGTGGTGGCGGGGGAGCTGGCAGCGGCGGAGGAGGATCGGCTGGCAGCACGAAGAAGGGCGGCTCGAGCTCGCAGCAGCCGATGGACACTCAGCACTGCAGCGACTCGGAGGATGCACACCCGGGAGCGACGCTGGGGGCACTGGCCGGGCTCGGTGGAGGAATGGGCATGCTAGGGGCTGCCTGCCACTCGATGGGTTCCCCCGGGCCCCATTCGCACCCGCACTCGCAGCACCCGCACCAGCAGCAAGGATCCGCCGGGTCCCATCACCTTCAACCACATCCGCACTCGCATCATCCGCATCAttcgcatcatcatcatcatcagcaacagcagcagcagcagcagcagcatcaccatcacagccagcatcagcagcaccaCTCGCACACGCCCAGTCCGGGCCTGGAGCACGTCGGCCAGGCACAGCAGCAGCTGGACGTGAAGCCAGGAATCGTGTGA